One genomic segment of Nitrososphaerota archaeon includes these proteins:
- a CDS encoding MFS transporter yields MTELRVRLHALLSSLANNLASPFVAFNVTSSGGSDLLIGYVQAISTLASSITQLIGGRIADRLSKRLALAMLFSGVMGTLWLLTSLVTATTVLAVAYTAITLSLGFYAAGWSSFLGEASEGGRRGAFLANFAQLGSYGALIALLITTAITAVNPSYAILDALAGVVFVVSALMLRGMKERPVVQRSLDGLGTARMRRYYAVTGFYGFFWGFGWPLFTITTVKIVNMSLFEYSVAQVIAVAATIGFQPLVGRLVDRDRRRWVFWGRMGLVAYPIAYMVIGASWEIYALNVFSGFTNALLNIAFAAYLFDISPVGRRGRYGAEFNLVTGVTTMTGSLFAAFLLTSVNSFLGLWESLAILYVVATGGRALAALFHLWLPTNIDPMPHGDKDFTPLKVV; encoded by the coding sequence TTGACGGAACTCAGGGTTCGGCTTCACGCCCTCCTTAGTTCGCTTGCAAACAACCTAGCGAGCCCCTTCGTTGCATTCAACGTCACCTCCTCCGGTGGGAGTGACCTACTGATCGGCTACGTCCAGGCCATAAGCACCCTCGCTTCATCTATCACGCAGCTCATCGGAGGCAGGATCGCAGACCGCCTCTCCAAGCGCCTTGCACTGGCGATGCTCTTCAGTGGAGTCATGGGGACTCTTTGGCTTCTCACTTCCCTGGTAACGGCTACCACCGTCCTCGCGGTCGCCTACACGGCCATCACCCTCAGTCTAGGCTTCTATGCTGCCGGCTGGTCTTCATTCCTCGGGGAAGCCTCCGAGGGAGGTCGAAGGGGCGCGTTCCTTGCGAACTTTGCCCAGCTCGGGAGCTACGGAGCCCTGATCGCGCTTCTAATCACGACCGCGATCACCGCAGTGAACCCGTCCTACGCCATACTCGACGCGCTCGCGGGAGTCGTATTCGTGGTCTCGGCGCTCATGCTTAGGGGCATGAAGGAGAGACCGGTGGTGCAGCGCTCTCTGGATGGTTTGGGAACCGCCCGCATGAGGAGGTACTACGCCGTCACCGGCTTCTACGGTTTCTTCTGGGGCTTCGGCTGGCCGCTTTTCACCATAACGACGGTGAAGATTGTCAACATGTCCCTCTTCGAATACAGTGTTGCCCAGGTCATTGCGGTCGCGGCGACCATCGGATTCCAGCCTCTGGTGGGAAGGCTCGTCGACCGGGACAGGAGGAGATGGGTCTTCTGGGGACGGATGGGCCTCGTAGCCTATCCGATCGCCTACATGGTGATCGGCGCCTCCTGGGAGATCTATGCCCTGAACGTCTTTTCCGGATTCACCAATGCTCTGCTGAACATCGCCTTCGCGGCATATCTCTTCGACATCTCGCCAGTCGGACGCAGGGGGAGGTACGGTGCGGAGTTCAACCTCGTCACCGGGGTTACGACCATGACCGGCTCGCTCTTCGCTGCGTTCCTGCTGACCTCGGTCAACTCCTTCCTCGGGCTATGGGAGTCTCTGGCAATCCTATACGTCGTAGCCACCGGGGGCCGGGCGCTCGCAGCGCTGTTTCATCTCTGGCTGCCGACCAATATCGACCCGATGCCGCATGGAGACAAGGATTTTACCCCGCTGAAAGTCGTCTGA
- a CDS encoding GNAT family N-acetyltransferase, giving the protein MSVRIRDAEPSDKNRLMSFIKDIWGGHDYIPYVWDEWLDDKSGRMFVVDIDGVPVGMNRVRFMEDGSAWFEGARIHPDFRGRGFASMLGENSMGVARGRGVKVFRLTSSSWNRTAHRQIARIRFKEASRVSVYEPGKGKRFLPKKGVRKAEKRDLRRVVETIRGSKEFRLGSGVFWDSFAAIALSPPVLRELVARGEVWVSDGAVVVTRRAREGREVWRQVCFLAGDKEGAGQLLSHVLSLRGDAKLTRKLVYLPQGSSLICMVRALGLKRMASLILFVRGANG; this is encoded by the coding sequence TTGAGCGTAAGGATACGGGATGCCGAGCCCTCGGACAAGAATCGGCTTATGAGCTTCATCAAGGACATCTGGGGGGGACACGACTACATCCCCTACGTCTGGGACGAGTGGCTCGATGACAAGTCGGGGAGGATGTTTGTCGTGGATATAGACGGAGTCCCAGTTGGGATGAACCGGGTCAGGTTCATGGAAGACGGGTCAGCCTGGTTCGAAGGGGCCAGGATCCATCCTGATTTCAGGGGAAGGGGGTTCGCTTCGATGCTGGGGGAGAATTCGATGGGAGTCGCCAGGGGCCGAGGAGTGAAGGTATTCAGGTTGACGAGCAGCTCGTGGAACAGGACGGCCCACAGGCAAATCGCGAGGATCAGGTTCAAGGAGGCCTCAAGGGTTTCAGTCTATGAACCGGGGAAGGGGAAGAGGTTCCTTCCGAAGAAGGGCGTGCGCAAGGCAGAGAAGAGAGACCTACGACGGGTCGTCGAGACCATACGGGGTTCGAAGGAATTCAGGCTCGGGTCGGGAGTCTTCTGGGACTCGTTTGCCGCTATCGCCCTTTCACCTCCAGTCCTCAGAGAGCTTGTGGCCCGGGGCGAGGTTTGGGTATCGGACGGCGCGGTCGTGGTGACGAGAAGGGCGAGGGAAGGCAGGGAGGTGTGGAGGCAGGTCTGCTTCCTAGCTGGAGACAAGGAAGGAGCGGGACAGCTCTTGAGCCACGTGCTCAGCCTCAGAGGAGACGCGAAGCTAACGAGGAAGCTCGTCTACCTTCCGCAGGGGTCTTCCCTCATCTGCATGGTCAGGGCCCTGGGACTCAAGCGGATGGCCAGCCTCATCCTCTTCGTGCGCGGCGCCAATGGTTAA
- a CDS encoding GNAT family acetyltransferase has translation MKVREFRLRDYVEVSDLWEKSSFGTSRGDGLGEIRRKLKRDPELFLVAEEDGRVVGSVLGAWDGRRGWLYHLGVLPEYKRKGVATRLVQEVERRMRRKGVLKVNAVVYNRNRASFAFFKRLGYQADKSMTFHGKVLRED, from the coding sequence GTGAAGGTTAGGGAGTTCCGTCTCAGAGACTATGTTGAGGTCAGCGACCTTTGGGAGAAGAGTAGCTTCGGAACGAGTCGCGGAGATGGCCTAGGGGAGATTCGCAGGAAGCTCAAGCGCGACCCGGAGCTCTTCCTCGTGGCTGAGGAGGACGGGCGGGTGGTCGGGTCTGTCCTCGGCGCCTGGGACGGGAGGAGAGGATGGCTGTACCACCTGGGGGTGCTTCCTGAGTACAAGCGAAAGGGAGTAGCCACGAGGCTCGTGCAGGAGGTTGAGAGGAGAATGAGACGGAAGGGGGTATTGAAGGTGAACGCGGTCGTCTACAACCGGAACCGAGCTTCGTTCGCCTTCTTCAAGAGGCTCGGCTATCAGGCCGACAAAAGCATGACGTTTCACGGGAAAGTGCTGAGGGAGGACTAG
- a CDS encoding cupin domain-containing protein yields the protein MSAAKKSIRDPDEVKETPKGKLQLVSIGGFTLGLRTLQPGWRWSTSMKPIAKTQSCKIRHVGYVISGRMAFSMDDGTKLEVEPGDVFDVHSGHDAWIVGAEPSVFVDLISADAFSQRSNGSSLER from the coding sequence ATATCCGCAGCCAAGAAGAGCATCCGCGATCCAGACGAAGTTAAGGAGACGCCAAAGGGGAAACTACAGCTAGTTAGCATCGGCGGATTCACTCTGGGTCTCCGCACCCTTCAACCAGGCTGGAGATGGTCGACTTCTATGAAGCCAATCGCGAAGACTCAATCCTGCAAGATTCGCCACGTGGGCTACGTCATCTCGGGAAGAATGGCCTTCTCCATGGACGATGGAACCAAACTCGAGGTCGAGCCCGGCGACGTTTTCGACGTGCACTCGGGGCACGATGCATGGATTGTCGGCGCGGAACCATCCGTGTTTGTCGACCTCATAAGCGCTGACGCCTTCTCGCAGCGTTCCAACGGCAGCTCCTTGGAACGCTGA
- a CDS encoding 3-hydroxyacyl-CoA dehydrogenase family protein translates to MQREVSKVAVLGAGLMGHGIAQVASQVGGYEVSMLDINQELVDRGMKMLDGSVSKFVERGKLTKEQGEALISRIHPTTDLAEAIGGSQLVIEAATEDPKLKLELYRRVSELVGPDTVVASNTSSISITLLASATRHPENVCGMHFFNPPQLMPLVEIIKGNRTSAQTLDIVKGVSVKMGKETVLCKKDSPGFIVNRILVPALNEAVFLVQEGVADPEDIDKAVKLGLNWPMGPLQLLDYVGLDTTFNITQVFMQELQDSKYRPSPMLREMVRAGLLGRKSGKGFYEWNSPGSTKTK, encoded by the coding sequence ATGCAGCGGGAAGTAAGCAAAGTCGCAGTCTTGGGAGCGGGGCTTATGGGTCACGGAATAGCCCAGGTGGCCTCTCAGGTCGGAGGGTACGAAGTGTCCATGCTCGACATCAACCAGGAGCTGGTCGACCGAGGGATGAAGATGCTCGATGGGAGCGTTTCAAAGTTCGTCGAGAGGGGCAAGCTTACGAAGGAGCAGGGGGAGGCACTCATTTCGAGAATCCACCCGACGACCGACTTGGCTGAGGCCATCGGTGGGAGCCAGTTGGTCATCGAAGCTGCGACCGAGGACCCAAAGCTGAAGCTCGAACTCTACAGGCGCGTCTCCGAACTCGTCGGCCCCGACACTGTCGTCGCCTCGAACACGTCTTCGATCAGCATAACCTTGCTCGCGTCTGCGACTAGGCACCCGGAGAACGTCTGCGGCATGCACTTCTTCAACCCGCCCCAGCTCATGCCGTTGGTCGAGATAATCAAGGGGAACAGGACCTCGGCCCAGACCCTCGATATCGTGAAGGGGGTTTCCGTCAAGATGGGGAAGGAAACTGTTCTGTGCAAGAAGGATTCACCGGGCTTCATTGTCAACAGGATCCTCGTGCCGGCTCTCAACGAAGCCGTCTTCCTGGTGCAGGAGGGGGTCGCCGACCCAGAGGACATTGACAAGGCAGTGAAGCTCGGTCTGAACTGGCCCATGGGGCCTCTCCAGCTTCTCGACTACGTAGGCCTTGACACGACGTTCAATATCACGCAGGTGTTCATGCAGGAGCTCCAGGACAGCAAGTACCGGCCCTCGCCGATGCTCCGTGAAATGGTCCGGGCCGGCCTTTTGGGGCGAAAGAGCGGAAAGGGGTTTTACGAATGGAATTCGCCCGGCTCGACTAAGACGAAGTAA
- a CDS encoding acyl-CoA thioesterase, with amino-acid sequence MEGKTQANMGTWHESKLRVRFEETDLMQVVYYSKFFVWMEVGRINLLRDIGLAYQEWEKKGFHIPVVQAHADYKSSARFDDEIVVKTRIGTAGTSSIRFENEIFKLPQMELLCAGHTVHALIGKGGRSVPIPVDLKAKLTSS; translated from the coding sequence ATGGAGGGCAAAACCCAGGCGAACATGGGGACCTGGCACGAGAGCAAACTGAGGGTCAGGTTCGAGGAAACAGACCTAATGCAGGTTGTCTACTACTCAAAATTCTTCGTCTGGATGGAGGTCGGCAGAATCAACCTCCTCAGGGATATCGGATTGGCGTATCAGGAGTGGGAGAAGAAGGGCTTCCACATCCCAGTTGTCCAGGCCCATGCAGACTACAAGTCGTCGGCGAGATTCGACGACGAAATCGTGGTCAAGACCCGCATAGGCACGGCGGGCACCAGCAGCATCCGCTTCGAAAACGAAATCTTCAAGCTCCCTCAGATGGAACTTCTCTGCGCTGGCCACACCGTCCACGCCCTGATCGGCAAGGGCGGCCGCTCCGTCCCCATCCCCGTCGACCTGAAAGCGAAACTTACTTCGTCTTAG